GGTTTCCGCCTTGGGCATTCTATAGCTTTTGCACGACAATCCTGTACGCCGTTATCGTGGCAATCTGTCTCCGCCGCTATTGGTCCGTGTCCGCCAAAGATGATGATGACCCTGAATCATAAAAACCTAAGCATCGTAGGGACCAACTATAGTTGTTCCCTACAACTTTAGCTCTGGAAACGCACCATATGAACACAACAGCGCTGCTTGGTCCCGGTGGTGTCGTCTTTATGGGGATCTATTTAACCTCCCTCATCGTGGTCGGTCGCACGGCGAGAGAATTCGATGGCTGACTTTTACCTCGGCAACCGAAGACTTGGTCTGTTCGTCCTTTTCCTCACCCTCTATGCTACGCAATATAGCGGCCTCACGTTCATCGGATTTGTGGGCAACGTATATCGAACCGGCTATTTCTTTTTAGTAAGCGTTACCTTTTCGATGTCGATTCTCGGTGCTTACTTGGTCTACGCCCCCAAGTTCCATCGACTCTCTAGGCAGCACGGCTATATCACAGTTGGCGACTATATCCAACAGCGGTTTGGATCCACGGCGCTAACGGTGTTTTCAACGATCCTTTTCATTATCGCACTTGGGAACTATATCCTAAGCAACCTGAAAGCGATTGGTTACATCGTTGAGGCATCGACCGGTGGGTACGTGACATTTGTCCAAGGCGTGATTGTACTGTCGATAATAATGCTGATTTACGAGACGCTCGGCGGATTGCGGAGTGTTGCATGGACCGATGCTATCCAAGGGGTTCTGCTGTTGGCAGGGTGTATTTTTATCTTTGGCATAATCAGCTACCAATACGGTGGATTGCCCGCTACCGCGGAGAAGCTGATGGGGGCGCAACCCGCCTTTTGGCAGCCACCGACGTGGAAACTAAAACTCACTTGGTTAAGCACATTAACGATTGTCTTTTTTGGACCATCGATCTACCCACACGCCACCCAACGTATCTATGCAGCGAAGGACGAACAGACGCTGCGACGTTCCTTTCAGATTATGGTCTTCATGCCAATTTTCACCACCTTCTTCATGTTCGTCGTCGGTCTTGTCGGTGCAGCCCAATTTCCCGGATTGGATCGGTTGGGCAGTGAGCAGGTTGCCCTGTACCTGTTAAATGACATGGCGGAACGGCTCCCCGGCATCCGAATTTTGCTTATCCTCTTTCTGTCCGCCGCTGTCGCTGCGATTATGTCCACCGTTGACTCCGCGTTACTTGCAGTCTCCTCCGTTTTTACGCAGGACCTGTATAAACGTATGCGTCCCGACGTATCTCAGCATCATCTGACCGTCACGGGGAAGATTTTCTCATGGGGACTTATGGGGATACTGGTTTTTCTAGCGATTCAACTCCCGCAAACGCTCTGGCGATTGACAGAGATTAAACTTGAACTGCTATGCCAAGTCGCACCTGCCATCTTCCTCGGCGTCCACCTGAAATCCCTCCGTGCCGATGCCGTTCTGTCGGGGCTGCTCGTTGGCACCTGCGTTGCACTAGGGATCATGTTTGCCAATCTCATCGGCATGGGAGTCGCAACAAAACCGCTGGGAATCCACGCCGGCGTCTGGGGGTTAGCGGCAAATTTCCTGACAATCGGACTCATCTCGACTCTTAAAAGTAGTAGGCATACGCCGTCCGCCGTAACCTCTTAAAACATTTATCCACGAATCCACGCAAATCTCGCTAAATAATTCGTGGCGATTCGCGGATGCTTTACTCTGGGAGAAAAGAGATACAATGGAACCTATCAAACTGGGTTATGTAGGCTGCGGCTTCATGGCGCAGAAGGTGCATATCCCGAACTTCACCAGCCTGCCTAATTGCGAACTTATCGGGTTGGCAGAAGTACGACCGGAACTCGGTCAAGCAGTGCAGCAGCGATGGGGGATTCCCCGCCTCTACACCGATCACACCGAACTGGCAGCCGATCCTGAAATCGAAGCCGTCGCTGTCTCCGCTGACTTTGCCTTGCAGGGAGAAATCGCGAAAGACCTCCTGAGCGCAAGGAAGCAGGTCTTCATGGAAAAGCCAATGGCAGTCTCAGGCCAGCAGGCGGAGTCGATTGTCGCCGCCGGAAAAGCCGCCGGCACAAAACTGATGGTCGGCTACATGAAACGGTATGACGCCGGCAACGAACTGGTCAGGTCTAACGTGGATCAGTTTCGAGAAACGGGCGAGTTGGGAGGGATGACCTACGTGCGGAATCACGGTTTCTGCGGGGAGTGGATCTGCAACCTCGATACGCCGATGGTGACAAGCGACGTACCGAAACCGGACGCACCGGCACAAACACCTGAATGGCTGCCATCGGAATGGGTGCGCTCCTACTTGAGCTACTTACAGCAATACACCCACAACATCAACCTATTACGCTGGTTCTTAGATGCTGGCGATCAGGCACAGGTAAAAGTCGTTGACCTTGACGATAACGGTTACAGTGGAGTTGTCATCTTCGACATGGCGGGTGTGCGTGTAACCCTTGAAACGGGCAGAGTTTCACACTATCGGTGGGATGAGCATACGCAGATCTACTTTGAGGACGGTTGGGTGCATACATGGGCACCGCCGCTCCTGCTGAAGAACACCCCCGCCGAAGTCGAGATCTACCGGGCTGGAGAAACGCAGGAGATTGCACGCCCAATCCCGAAACCAAGCTGGACATGGGCGTATCGTCGGGAAGCGGAACATTTCATCGAAAATGTTCGGAACGACACACCGTTCAGATCCTCCGGTGAGGACACCTTGACCGATGTGCGCCTGTTTGAAGATATCTACCGGATGCTTTTGGAACAGCGTCGGAAGTAAATGGATTAAGCACCAATAGTTGAAGAGAAAGGAGAGAACCATGTCAGATTTCGTAACGGTTGCAAAAACGTCAGATATTCGGCAGGGACGGGGCAAGGCGTTCACCGTCAACGGGAAACGGATTGCGGTTTTTAATGCCGACGACGAGAATTTCTACGCCTTAGCCAATGCGTGCGCCCATGCGCTGGGTCCCCTCGGCAGAGGGCGGGTCAGGAATGGGGCAGTGATCTGCCCGGTTCACGGTTACGCCTACGATGTCACAAACGGACGTTGCCATACGGATGAACGGCTCCGCGTTAGATCATACGAAGTGGTTGTTGAAGACGATGAGATTAAGGTCAAGTGTTGAGGTCGTCCTCCTCTGAAGGTTCTGCGGCAGGCGTATCTGACTGGTTTTCAATCCGACGGTTGAGCCGCGTGATGTAACGCAACGTCGTCGAGAAAATCATGTCCAACGTAGCGATGTCTCGTTGTTCTAGCCGTGTCCTCGAAAACACACGCCGCAACGACTTCAAAAAGGTCTCCCAATCGTGATTGTAAGGCGTAACATCGATCCGTTGTAGAAGGTTTGTAATGCGTCCGTAAAACGCCTCTATCTCGTTGGCATCGGCATATTCTAATTCCGATGGTGGAATATCACCGGTGCTAGCAAGGAAAACCTCGTAGGCAAAGACCTGTACCGCCTGCGCTAGGTTCAATGAGGGATTTTTCGCTGCCATCGGGACACTTGCTATCAACTGACAGCGGCTGATCTGCGAGGTGGACAGCCCGAAGTCCTCGCGCCCAAATAGCAGCCCGACCTGCTGATGCTGCGAAATAGAGGCGATCTCCTGCGCTGCTTCTCTTGCCGAGACAGAGGGCGGCAGTCTGGGGTCGCGCCGTCGATGGGTCGTGCCGACGAGAAACTGAACCCCTTCGACCGCATCATCCAACGTCTCTACGACACGGCAGTTCTCGATAATGTCCGTTGCTCCGTGCGCCATATACCATGTCGGTTTCGCCTCAAGAAACGGAACAGGGTTAACAAGGTACAGTTGGGAGAGCCCCATCCCCTTCAACGCACGCGCCGCAGAGCCGATGTTGCCCGGTTCGCGCGGCTCGGATAGGATAACCCGAATATTGTCCAAGTTTGTCGGCACATCAACCCGTATCGCTCGCTGACGTCCAATAGGTTCAGGGCTGGGAGTTGTTTCGTCTATATCATTTTGATGCTTTGTCATTGATAATCCGTTCATTGAGTTCAAGAGTTCATTGGTTCATTGCGTTTTTTAGATCTTCACGTTTCACGCATCGCGTTTCATTCATCGGATCGGATGCCGTAGTAGTTTGCGTAAAACTGTTCGCTCTCTCGACGCAACCATTCCTGATCGCCGGCTTGCGCACCGAACCGTTGGTGCGAAAAAACAGATAAATCTTCGCCGGGATCTCCGTCGATTATCCAATTCGCCAACCATCGACCGACTGCCGGGGAACCAGCAATTCCCAACGCAGCACAACCGGTGGCTAGGTAGAGTCGGGCAATTCCAGGCACCGGACCAATCAGATAAGCACCGTCGGGCGCGAATGTGGTTATGCCGCGTCGATACTCAGCGATTTCAAGGTCTTTCAAAATCGGAAAGGTTGGGGCAAGCCGTCTTTGTGCCTCTACCATGACCTCTACAGGCGGCTCGATGTCCCCCGTCCTGAAATCGGCGGGCATCGCCTCCAAATCAATGCTAACCGGCGTTGGCTCAAAGAACCCATAGAGGTAACCTCCCTTATCAGGTCTCAGATAGCAACTGACATCGGTCACGCGCACAGCGGGGTGATGGTGGGGGATTCCCGCAGTCGGCACCGTGCGGGCGCGTTGATGGCGGATCGGTTGCACCGCCGAGGTCGCACCAACCTCTTTGGCAAGCCCGGCACCCCACGGTCCTGCGGTTATCACGACACGGTTTGATGCAATAAAACCGTCAGCCGTCTCAACACCAAGGACCTCCCCATTGCGCTGCCGAAAGCCTGTTACAGGTGTGTTCAATTGGATCTGGACGCCCAAATCTTTCGCTGCGGCGGCATAAGCGCGAGCGCACTGATGCGGATCGACGTATCCATCGTTCGGGACGAAATAGCCGCCCTCAACCTTGGTGGGATCCATCGCAGGGGCGAGACGATTCATCTCAGTGTGTGAAACAAAATCCGCTTCGATTCCGTTGACGTGAGACCGTTCGATTTGACGTGCGTAGGCGTCCATCCGTTCTGGCGTGAGCGCCACCATCAAACTCCCCGTTTGACGCAGACCGGGGTCATGTCCGGTCTCCTTCGGAAAATGAGAAAACAATTCAAGGGCGTATCGGATCGCATGCAACATGGTAACCGAGGACCGAATCTGACCGACCAATCCCGCAGCTTGGGGCGTTGTCTCCTCAGCGATTGCATCGTTGCGCTCCAGAACGAGAATATCTTTTTGTCCAAACTTAGCTAAATGGTAGGCGGTACTCAGTCCCCATATCCCGCCACCGACGATTAAAACTTCCGTTTCTTGTGCCATTTTCTTTCCTCAAAGTATGTCAGGAGATCCCTATGGAACTTTTCGACGCTATCACCCGACGCCGTACCCATCGCGGAGAATTCCGCACGGACGCGATTTCTCAAGAACACCTTGACCAACTGATCCAAGCAGCGCAGTGGGCACCCTCACCATTCAACACACAACCTTGGGAGTTCCTCATCATCCGTGAAGCTGACGGAAAAAATGCCCTCGCTGAGTTGACCGCCCAGAGCGTCGTTGACCAATTCAAAGACAGCACGTTTCTGGACGATAACAGTCGATGGATGCGCCTGACCGAAGCAGAATGGCAAGAACGCGGTGATGGTGTGCTGCTGACCGATCACGTCGATCTCCCGCCGGTGTTCCGCAAAGATCCAAGCAAACTCAAGCCGCTGCTGAAACATGCAAAATATCTCAGCATTCTAGGCCATCTAGGAGCAGGCAAGCTGCCCGCCAAAGAGATCTCCGAGCTTGTTCGTACCTCGCCGCTGCTCATCCTCATCCTGATGGATAACACCAGACGCCCACCCGGCGCAGGTGGGGATCGGTGGATGTGGTTGGGTATGGGAGCCGCCATCCAAAATCTGCTCCTGACCGCAACATCGCTAGGCATCGGCACCCAGTTTGTCAGCGCACCACTAGAGCGTCAAGCAGAGCGAGAGCGGATTCAGGAACTCTTCAACATCCCCGACTCCCACGAAGTTATCACCCTACTACGCCTCGGCTACCTAGACTCAACGACCGGCAAATCCGTCCGCTTGCTTTCCTCAACAGTTATACACCACGAAAAATACTAAAGTAGTAGGCATACGCCGTATGCCGTAACCATTGTGCAAACTACGGCACAGCTTACCTCATACCGTCTCCCGTTTAAGTCGGATTGTGTGTTGGGTTTCACGGTTCCCGTTCAACCCAACCTACGCGCTAATCCAACACCACTCAATGAACCAATGAACTAATGAACTAGTGAACCAACATAACTGCGTCGAGATATGAATCTCGACCTACTAATCCAATTACCTAATGCACTACTATAGCCGTCGAGCAATCGCCCCCAACAACTGATCCAGCTCCCGAATCCGCATCAACTTGGCTCCCACCACCAAAACGGCTACCCCCAACCCGATCGGGATAAACACACCGACGAGCCGGGCGACAATGCTCTCCACACCAAGCCAATCTTCAATCTGTGTATACCCCCACCAGCAAACACCTCCCATAACTACCGAAGCAACCGCCAGTTTAAGCAGCAGCAACCAGATACCGCATAATCCCAATCCCTCAGCCTTCCCTCGCAAAAGAAACAGCAGCACGAGAAAATTCAACGTAATCGTGCAGGAGGTCGACAGCGCAAGCGACCGGTGGTCGAAGCCGAGCCGGTAGATAAAGAGGTAGTTCAGGGTGATATTAAGTCCGACGGTGCACAAGCTGACCACAGCGGGTGTACGCGTATCGTTGAAGGTATAAAACCCATCTGTCGCAATCTTAACCGCCGAAAAGCCGCACAGCCCGAAGCCGTAGTAGAATAGCGCGACCGCCGTCTGCTGTGTGTCCAAGGGATTCGCCTGCCCACCCTCAAAAATCAGGCGACAGATCGGCTCAGCGAGCACCATCAACCCAACCGACGCAGGCACCGTCAGCAGAAACATGAGGCGGAGCGCGTACGAGAAAGAACGACGATACGCGTCCATCTCCCCCTCTGCAACCAGTTTCGCTAGATTCGGCAGGGCAACCGTCGAAATCGCAACACCAAAGACGCCAATCGGCAGGTGCATCAACCGAAACGCACGGTTAATCCACGTCAGCCAACCCACACCCTGCGAAGCAAAGATCGAGTTGACCAGCACGTTCAGCTGCAACGCAGCAACCCCAAGGATCGCGCCGTACCCGTTCATCGCGAAAACTGAGAAGCAGCTGATAGTGGAACCCGACGTGCCGCGTGGAAGGCACCTGAATCAGGAACTGTAACGCACCCCCAACCAATACGCCAACCGCCATCCCCGTTGTCCGGTGCAGCTCAAAACTCGGTGCGACATAGTAACCACATACCCCAACAATCAAGGATCCAACGTTGAAAAAAGAGGACGCCGAGGCGGGCAACCCAAACTTCCCCTTGCTGTTGAGAAGCCCCATCGTCACCGCAGCCAACGAAACCAGTATCAGGTACGGAAACATGATCCGCGTCAGATAGACGGTCAGATCGCGCTTGGAATCGAAGCCGAAGTGTTCCGACGGGTCGAGCGGCATCTCCTGAAACCCCTTGCCGGTGAATATCAGATCAACGATAGCAGGGGCAGCGAAAACCCCAACGACCGTTATCAACGTGAGCAGCAGAAAAGTTGCGTTGAAAACCCGGCTTGCCAGCCGCCAAGCAGCCGCTTCACCCTCCTCCAATTCCGTCGCCGTAAAGGTCGTCACAAATGCCTTGCTCAACGCACCTTCGCCGAACAGATCCCGCATCAGGTTCGGAATCCGAAACGCCGCATAGAACGCATCGCCACCGACACCAGCGGCAAAATAGTAGGCAATCACCTTCTCACGTACTAGTCCAAGCAGGCGCGACGCCATTACGGCAATACTAACGATCCCCGCGGATCGGGTGACACGCTGCTGGTCTTCGGAGGTTGCTGCTGTGGCAGTATTGACTCCATTTGTCATTTATAGTCCAATAGGACTTACGCGGGTGAACGGTCAAAGCCTGTAGTTCGGTAATTCATCGCCGTAGGATATCGTTTCCAACGCCCGATGAATCGGGCAACTACAATCTGAAGTGCGTAAGTTCTGTCCGAGTTATATGCCGTAACCGTTGTGCAAATTACCTCACAGCACGTCAAATGTCAACAGAATTTAGCAACTTGCGTTATACTAACCTAAGTTGCTAGTTATTAAAAATCCATCGGAAACTGTAGGTCGAGATTCACATCTCGACACAAAACCGTCGATTTTGGAAAATCGACCTACAGAAATGATACAATTCGTACGAACTAGCAACTTGCGTTATACTAAGAAGCAACTTCCTTTTCAGTTTCTATAGTGGATCTTAGAATTAATGAGACACTCCAAACCGGGGGGTTAGGAAAACGAAACGACCGTTCTACCGTTTGGTAGGCGCTGTTTCTAACTGCGCCTATGCGGTGCGGTTGAAAACCGCACCTACCGGGGGGCGAAAGTGTCTATTTATTTTTGAATCCATCATAAAAGTCTTATATCACATTGAAGGAGACCAAAATCGTGAACCGAGAAAAACTGTCGCTTCTCGCCAAAGATTTGACGAAAGAATATCCTCGAAGTCCAAGAGAAACATTAGGAGGATACGTGATTGCTGCTAGAAGTGTTGACAAATGCCGTGCAGCACTGCTTGGAATTAACGGCGAATATAATTATTACCCCTGTTCCCTCGCTTCTCATCTGTTTGACTTCACGGGCATTACCCAAGAAGATTTCAAGGAGTTCGTCGCAACTGGAGCAACCGATGATGAAATCGCTGAATGGTTAAAGTCGAAATCGAAGGTTCAGGATAAGATGCAAATTATTCGTTGGAACTACCGATTGCGAGACATGCGCATTAGCGAGATGCCCGATGGCGCACAGGAATATCTCGAAGAATACATAGAAGAATCTGTTCCGAAGCATCGTCCTGTTTACGTTTGGTTCGACGTATACGATTTAGAGGAAGAACGTCTTTAGCATAATTCTGTTACGGAGGTGACATACCAATGGCTGTACGTGTGTTTGGCTGTAACCATATCGTTCTCGAAGTTGGGGACCTTGACAAGGCTATCGAGTTTTACACCGACGTGTTTAATCTTGAACACAAAAACGAAGGCGAAGGTGATGCCTTTTTCAAACTCGGAAATCACCAATTCTTAGCCTTATTTGAATCTGATGCGCCGCATAGTGATGACCACAGGCATTTTGGCCTCATTGTTCGAGATGATGCACAAGTTGCCGAAGTCCGTGAGAAGATTACCAAGAAATACGGCTTGAAAACTATCCCACCCTTCCGGTGTGATTTCCGAGATCCGTGGGGGAATCGGATTCAAGTGGTAGACATGCACGATGAATCAACAGCATGGCTTCAACCTTACGAGGAAGTTCAAAAGGTCGGTGCAAAGCTGCCGGATTAGTTTGAGCTGAGTCCCCGTTCTTTTAATCCCTTGAGCATACGACAAAGTGGGGCAGATTAATTCCAATCCACCGGCGACTTCATCTGTCCCAACAACGTCCGGCGAATCCAATCGAACGCCTGAACCACCAACCACCGACGAATATGGTCGGAATCCTGATAGTTACGACTCCGCTCAAAGAGACACGCCTCCCCCGGTCCATTCATGGCAATAAAGGTGGACGAATCTTCAAAGGGGCCAATCATTGCAAGTCCTATGCCGCCGGACGGTGTAACACGCTCTGCCAGAGCAACAGCGTGGGAACGCGCCTCCTCAACATCTGGATCGGTACTGACGTCAATCTCCGAATCTTTCAACGCCTCGGTTAAGTTTGCCGGAGCTAAATCGGTCGCAACTAAGTCCGAACAACCGGATTCAATAAGATCCCGCGCAAGTTGACCGCCGGTGAGCGTGTCGACTACGCCCAACTTGAGCGATTTCCCCTGCAACAAATCGCCAACAACCTCCGCTACCGTTACCTTCCCCACACCATAAACCGCAACGCCCAACCGCTCACGGAGTTTTTCTTCCATCCCAGCGACGAGCGTATCCGCCTCTTCTTCCGTGTCCGCCTTGGCGGTAATCCGCACGTCAGTCTGACCAATATGTGCTGCCAACCCAACGGTCGGATTGCCCTCTGTCATCAAATCGCCGATGCCCCGATCAATGTTACTCTCACCCACCGCACATGTGCGTAGCACACGAACCCTAGTGATTTTTATCCCACCCATGCGCTCAAT
The nucleotide sequence above comes from Candidatus Poribacteria bacterium. Encoded proteins:
- a CDS encoding polysaccharide biosynthesis C-terminal domain-containing protein; protein product: MLVNSIFASQGVGWLTWINRAFRLMHLPIGVFGVAISTVALPNLAKLVAEGEMDAYRRSFSYALRLMFLLTVPASVGLMVLAEPICRLIFEGGQANPLDTQQTAVALFYYGFGLCGFSAVKIATDGFYTFNDTRTPAVVSLCTVGLNITLNYLFIYRLGFDHRSLALSTSCTITLNFLVLLFLLRGKAEGLGLCGIWLLLLKLAVASVVMGGVCWWGYTQIEDWLGVESIVARLVGVFIPIGLGVAVLVVGAKLMRIRELDQLLGAIARRL
- a CDS encoding Rieske (2Fe-2S) protein, with the translated sequence MSDFVTVAKTSDIRQGRGKAFTVNGKRIAVFNADDENFYALANACAHALGPLGRGRVRNGAVICPVHGYAYDVTNGRCHTDERLRVRSYEVVVEDDEIKVKC
- a CDS encoding FAD-binding oxidoreductase, with the protein product MAQETEVLIVGGGIWGLSTAYHLAKFGQKDILVLERNDAIAEETTPQAAGLVGQIRSSVTMLHAIRYALELFSHFPKETGHDPGLRQTGSLMVALTPERMDAYARQIERSHVNGIEADFVSHTEMNRLAPAMDPTKVEGGYFVPNDGYVDPHQCARAYAAAAKDLGVQIQLNTPVTGFRQRNGEVLGVETADGFIASNRVVITAGPWGAGLAKEVGATSAVQPIRHQRARTVPTAGIPHHHPAVRVTDVSCYLRPDKGGYLYGFFEPTPVSIDLEAMPADFRTGDIEPPVEVMVEAQRRLAPTFPILKDLEIAEYRRGITTFAPDGAYLIGPVPGIARLYLATGCAALGIAGSPAVGRWLANWIIDGDPGEDLSVFSHQRFGAQAGDQEWLRRESEQFYANYYGIRSDE
- a CDS encoding RNA methyltransferase; translated protein: MTKHQNDIDETTPSPEPIGRQRAIRVDVPTNLDNIRVILSEPREPGNIGSAARALKGMGLSQLYLVNPVPFLEAKPTWYMAHGATDIIENCRVVETLDDAVEGVQFLVGTTHRRRDPRLPPSVSAREAAQEIASISQHQQVGLLFGREDFGLSTSQISRCQLIASVPMAAKNPSLNLAQAVQVFAYEVFLASTGDIPPSELEYADANEIEAFYGRITNLLQRIDVTPYNHDWETFLKSLRRVFSRTRLEQRDIATLDMIFSTTLRYITRLNRRIENQSDTPAAEPSEEDDLNT
- a CDS encoding nitroreductase family protein, with the translated sequence MELFDAITRRRTHRGEFRTDAISQEHLDQLIQAAQWAPSPFNTQPWEFLIIREADGKNALAELTAQSVVDQFKDSTFLDDNSRWMRLTEAEWQERGDGVLLTDHVDLPPVFRKDPSKLKPLLKHAKYLSILGHLGAGKLPAKEISELVRTSPLLILILMDNTRRPPGAGGDRWMWLGMGAAIQNLLLTATSLGIGTQFVSAPLERQAERERIQELFNIPDSHEVITLLRLGYLDSTTGKSVRLLSSTVIHHEKY
- a CDS encoding CinA family nicotinamide mononucleotide deamidase-related protein; this translates as MHAEIVMIGTELLLGEIVDTNANRLALALRDIGLDLYYKTTVGDNLARMTEVLDSALDRSDVIITSGGIGPTVDDVTRQAVADATGRKLVYSTELEAEIAARFSRFGRPMADNNKRQAYIPEGATPLTNPVGTAPCYLSEDVNGRGCIISLPGVPRELEHMMENTVIPLLIERMGGIKITRVRVLRTCAVGESNIDRGIGDLMTEGNPTVGLAAHIGQTDVRITAKADTEEEADTLVAGMEEKLRERLGVAVYGVGKVTVAEVVGDLLQGKSLKLGVVDTLTGGQLARDLIESGCSDLVATDLAPANLTEALKDSEIDVSTDPDVEEARSHAVALAERVTPSGGIGLAMIGPFEDSSTFIAMNGPGEACLFERSRNYQDSDHIRRWLVVQAFDWIRRTLLGQMKSPVDWN
- a CDS encoding Gfo/Idh/MocA family oxidoreductase, coding for MEPIKLGYVGCGFMAQKVHIPNFTSLPNCELIGLAEVRPELGQAVQQRWGIPRLYTDHTELAADPEIEAVAVSADFALQGEIAKDLLSARKQVFMEKPMAVSGQQAESIVAAGKAAGTKLMVGYMKRYDAGNELVRSNVDQFRETGELGGMTYVRNHGFCGEWICNLDTPMVTSDVPKPDAPAQTPEWLPSEWVRSYLSYLQQYTHNINLLRWFLDAGDQAQVKVVDLDDNGYSGVVIFDMAGVRVTLETGRVSHYRWDEHTQIYFEDGWVHTWAPPLLLKNTPAEVEIYRAGETQEIARPIPKPSWTWAYRREAEHFIENVRNDTPFRSSGEDTLTDVRLFEDIYRMLLEQRRK
- a CDS encoding DUF5069 domain-containing protein; this translates as MVNREKLSLLAKDLTKEYPRSPRETLGGYVIAARSVDKCRAALLGINGEYNYYPCSLASHLFDFTGITQEDFKEFVATGATDDEIAEWLKSKSKVQDKMQIIRWNYRLRDMRISEMPDGAQEYLEEYIEESVPKHRPVYVWFDVYDLEEERL
- a CDS encoding VOC family protein, encoding MAVRVFGCNHIVLEVGDLDKAIEFYTDVFNLEHKNEGEGDAFFKLGNHQFLALFESDAPHSDDHRHFGLIVRDDAQVAEVREKITKKYGLKTIPPFRCDFRDPWGNRIQVVDMHDESTAWLQPYEEVQKVGAKLPD